GGGGGGCTCTATGTTCTGTGTGCCCCAAACCCCTCCATAGGGACAGCAGTGATGTTTGAAGCCCCCAAGGAGGAGGGATATCTCAATGTTGTGCCCAGGGAAAGCTCTGAGCCTGTTCCAAAAGCACctcaggggctgcagggtggaAAATCCCATAGAGAAGACAGACAAGAGGGAGGCATGAGTCACACGTGAGGCACTGGGAGGGCTTTATTGCACGCTGCTTTGTGGGTTCACTTCTTGCGGGGCCTTTGGGCATCACGGAAGAACTCGTTGTACCCCATGGCCACGCAGGCCAGGAAGCAGGCGTATTCCTTGAAGTCCACCTCGCTGTCCTTGTCGTGGTCCAGGTCGTTCATCAGGCGACGGAACTCACCCTCATCCATCTGCTTCTATTTGGGGAGGGACACAGCAGGTTTGGGGTTTGGGAGGTGTCCCCATGTAGAGATGGATGGAAGCCCTGACTCCCTCCATCCTTATAGTGAGAGAAGGGTATCTTCTCTTTGTtgtccccccatcccccaaGGGAGGCATTTAGGATCTCTACAGGCACTAGGGCTGCACAAACACTTCATTCCACCCCCCTCAGTCAAACCACAGCCAGAAGGAGGAatagaagggggggggggagaaagagaagcactgaaataggGGCATCACTCTACCAATGTCATCCCAATACCCCACATCTCTGTGtctgctccagccccagccatgGGGTCCATCCTTTAGGTGGGCTATAGGGCAGCATGCAGCCCCCCCCTGCTTTGCTCACACCAGGCTGTGATATGTCCCTATGTGCACTCACGGTCCCAAAAGCAGGCAGCTCCTTGgtcagcagctccttcagctccGCTTTGCTCAGCTTGTATTTatccccttccttccctgaGTATTTATGGAAGGTGGAGACCATCACAGCCAGCGCCTGCTCCAGGGGGCACGCCATCATTGCCTGCatggggatataatggggtgACCACGGGGGACCCACCCAGATGGATGCTCACCTTTTGGGGTGAGGATTTTGCTCTCCAAGTTGAAGCTGTGGGGTAAATCAAGGGCTAAAAGGGACTCACCGGGCTTGATGCTGagcaggggcagcaggagctggggtgTCAGTATCACTGTCACGATGTGCTGGTGTTTATAGGGCAAGTGGGGGGTGCAGCCCATCGCCCTGGGGTGTTCCCAGCCTTAGGTTTCGCCCGCACCCCATTTTTGCTCACTGAGCTGCGTGATGCTATtaatggggggtggggagagagtggggatggggctgaaATCAAGCAGCAGCCCCTGTCCCATGCTCAGCCACCGTGCTCTGGGTGCTGGCTGTGGTTCCAGTGTCCCCAGTACCAAGCAGTGCCAAGGGATGGGTGGCAGTGGCAGCAGTCGTTGCGGTGTGAGCTGAGACAGAGTGAGATGCGCAGCACAAGGTGGGCATTGATGGCAATGTATTCTTTAGGCACATGGGATGCACTTTGAGGGGGTCTGAGCCCACTCCCAGCCCccaaagctgtgctgggagTGGGGAAACGTGctggtgggggggggcagccctgTTGTCTCTGTGCTCACCTATGGGCTGCTGGCCTTTGTCACCCTCCTGCCCAAGTGCTGGTGAGGGTGACAGTGGTGGTGGCCCACAAGAAGGGCCTTGTCTGGGTCTgggtgcagggatggggggggctgAGCTCTGGTGttgttccccccccctcctctgcAGGGTTGGGTGGCTGGAGGGGGGGTacatggagggggggggggtaattTGAAGCTCTTCTTGAAGTCTCTCAGATATTTGGGGCTGTGTTTACGATGGCAGCGTTTCTCCCCAAGGTTGGGGGGGGTTTCAACAGACCCCAAATATACTATGGACAGCCCCCCCCGCTGGGTCCTGATGTCCCCAAGGAGAGACCCCAAGAGACCCCATTCTGCCCCCCCCGTGCAACAGTGCTGAGTTGGGGCTCACAGCCACCCAGGTAGGCTGTGGTTCTGCATGGCGATGGGGGGATGCACATCTTTGAccccccccacacccacccACCCTCCCACAGACCCCTCCTTTACAAGGGTGGGAGCAGCGAGCACGGGATGCGCTCAGCCGATCCCCGCAGGGACACGGGGACGGGAGGCACCGTCCCCACACCGGACCCTCGGAGGGGGCATCCCGTAGCCCCTCTGCAGGGGGGGGGGTTCCCCGCACCCCTCGGCTCCCGATCCCGCACAGCGGCTGCGCATCCCCCGCCCCGGAGCAGCGCGTTGAGTCACGGCTCCGCCGCGCCCCGACGGGATTCCTGAGCACTGAGTCAACGCAGGCGGCTCCCACGGGTCGCCCCCCCCTCACCCTCCTTCCTATAAAACCCACCGGGATCCCCGGGGCAAAGTGGGGGGGTTGTGTGGTTGTGGGGCGGAGGGGACAGAATTAGGGGTGGGAGCTCCCCGATCCCAAACTGCTGCCATcccctgtgctggggggggggcgtgggaGTTCAGGGGGCACCTCTGTGCTCGCTGTAGCCcgggggtcccattggggtacgcagagatggggctgtgggatggggtcACTTTGGGACCCGCATCGGGCTCCATAATGGGACACATCGTGGCTGCGCTCCACGGACACGGGCGGTGGTGACACCTCGTGGTGACACGCTGAGAGTCATCAGGGGACAGagaagaccccccccccacctccatgCCCCCATCCCCACCGCATTCACCATCCTCGCCGTGACCCCGCTGCTCCTCCAAACTTTATTGCAGCAATAAATAACCCGTGGCCATTAGCCGGGAGCTCCCAGCCCCAAAAGTGGGCAGGGGGGGGACCATCACCAGCCCCGGGGGGTcggggttggggagggggcgggggcCGGGTTGGGGGTACCCCATGGAGACTCCAACACTTTGAGGGTGCTCCAGGGGGTGTTGGTTGGGGTGAGCTGAGAACGGACAGCATTTGTGTCCTAAGTGAGGGGGaagcttttctctgtgcttccagcccagctcttggggtggggggatgagggcagggatggggcaggaggagccccCCCGTGGTGACCTCATGCCCCTTCATTGTGGTGTGTGGGGTCTGCATACCCTGAGCAGGAGGGGCACAAAGTGAGGGGCTATGGAGCAGCGGGGGCTGAGCTCTGGGTCTGGGGAGGGGGGATGAGCCCAGCCTGTCTACTTGGTGTGCTTgatgctctgctcctgctggcgGATGATGTGGGCGATGGGGCTGGCGATGCCTCCTATCAAGGTCCAGTACTCCTCAAAGCTGATGCGCCCATCCTTGTTCTCATCCAGGTCGCAGATCAGCTTGTCGGCTGCTCTCCTGTTCCCAGTGTCCTGCAAGGGGCACAGCGAGATATTAACACCAAGAACCCATaggggggggaccccaaatccaTCCCTGCATCCCCCCCATCCTCACCGTCAGCATGTGGTTGAGCTCCCGGCTCAGCATCTTGCGGAAATCCTTCTTGCTGATGCGCCGAGGCTTCTTGCAACAGCAACGGCTCGAATACTTATCAAAGTTGTTCACCAGCACCTGGACGGCCCACTCCAGCTCCGTGCCCTCCGCCATCACCCCACGTTCACCTATGGGATGAGGGGGGGGTCAGGGCTGGGGTTTTTCCTTGGGGAAACCCATAGGGAAGCACATATATGGGTTCCCAGCTCCCTGCGTGACCccaaaaaaggcatttttgacccccataaggcattttCCGCCTTACAATTGAGTGCCTGCTGCCCTGTATCACCCCAAATGGCACTGCCTTGCCCCACCTGCCCCCCAAGGGCAACCACCCCCATACGTGGGATGGTGGTAATTATGGCACCGCAGTGCCTGGACCGCGGCGCCCGGTTCCCAGAGCTCATTAGGTTGGAATGGGGCAGGGAGTGGCAGGAATTACCTGCCAACCCTCCTCTTGCTTCACGGCTCGGGAACACCCCGGCGGGGCTCTCGATTGAGGCGTCACCCAAAATAGGTTTAAGCCACACGAGCTACGGGTTCCCCAATATCCTACAGTCCTACCCTGTGCCCAGCGGGATCCAATTCCTATGGAGCCCCTTCCTATGGATCCCAAGCAGGATACACGCAGGCAAGGACGGAAACGACACCATCCGGTCCCAGCTCCTTCCTGAGCAGGGATGGGGTTGAGCAggacacagcactgtgctgattCTTGCAGCGCTGATTTGTGCCACCTCTGATCAATGTGGGTCACAACTGGAGCCACCCCATGGCGGATCGGTGCCGTCCCGGTGCCATCGCGCTTAAATCCACCCCACATTTGCACCCATCTTCCCCATTTCAGCTCCATGCAGGGTTTGGGGGCATGTTGGGGTGGTAGCACGGGGTGCTCCCCATCATGTCTCATTGTGCTCGTGAGCTGTTTCCACCTCTTTGTGGGGACATTGAAGGGCCCAGTGCTGGCGGCAGGTCCTGCTGTGATCTGCAGcccccatcacatccccatTGACCTCCATCTCCATTCTCATCGCAGGCCATTAAACATCACCACGACTGCAGCAGTCCCAACCAAAGACCTCACTGGGCCCCACTGCTCTGATTCCCAGCACCAGTCCCACCACACACCCCCAGGGCCACAGAACATCGTCCCATTGTGGGGCACAGGGACCTCATCCCACGTTGGGACAGGAGGACACCATCCCACATTGGGATGTGGGGACGTTGTCCTTGCATTGGGACACGGGTGGGTGGGACGGGGCTGATCTCCTGCCCTGCCGCCATGattcccttctctcctctctcctctcagccccatcccacagaCCCCCCGTACTGAGCTCCCCCAACCCCACATGCATAGAGCTGCCAAAGGGTTtagggaggaggaagggggggggatTTCCACCCCACATGCAGCCACACGTCCCGGAGAGCTTCCCCCCTGCAGCACCCATGGGCACAGCACCTCACCCGTCCACCCGTCCTGCTGTGTCCGTCTGTCCTCCTGTTGGCTGCGGAGCCGTGGGAGCAATGCCGTCCTCTCGCCTTCACCTCGCACCCATCCCCGTGGGCCTGAGGGCTTTAAGGAGGCTCCCGCCCCTCCCTGACGTCCCAGGGCGTTCCCAGCTCACCTGGAAGCAGCCCCGATTGCAACACACAACAGTGGGGCTGCTGAGCCCACCCCAAAGGGACACCCCGGGggtctccatcccatccattcccCGTACCGACGTGTTGAGAGCCGCTGGCCTGCAGGAAATCTCCCAAAGGGTTTCAGGGTCTGCACCATTGGGACACTGCTTAGCAccaaagaaggaacagaaaccACGTGCAGAGCTTGCAGCTGGAATTAGGGAACCAAAAGTGCTCACCAAGAGGATGCAGGATGCAGAGGGGGGAGGTTGGATGGTGTTGTCCCCATATGGAGTTCCCCTCTGCAAAGGGCCAACGTGGCAGCTATAGGGGTATGGCCTGACCCAATAGAGGAAGGGTCTGTGCTGCCCTTTTATGTGTGCATAGATGCTGAATCCCACCTACTCCCACCCCAAATGTGGGCACAGAATTCCCTCTTTGTGGCCTATGGCTCAATGGTTGGGTGTGCACCCCCTGGCTGGGTGTCACCAACCCAGTGCCTACACCAGCACCAAAGGGCAGAGATTCTGACTTTCCCcctccatctcctttcttttcctccttgcccatttttcctccttttccctgcaCGTCACCCTTGTGTATCACCAACAGGGGgaacacacagacacataaaCCATCAGTTGGGGTCACCCCGACTCCATTCAGCCCAAGGGACTTTGGAAACATCAGTGACCCCCATATGGTTGGGTTGGGGCTCTCTGAACCCAAAGTGCTCGTGTTGAAGGTGCTCAACCCTTTGCAGACACACGGGGACCGGCGATGcgctgcagggctgtgccaggagCTCACAGCCATAATTAACCAGGCCAGCTAATTGCACCCTGCGTCGGCGCAGCGATGGCGAGGAGATCCAATGCATAGATCAGATACGGAGACACCAGAGCTGCATATTTTGGGATGCAAAGAGGAGGTCACGGCGCCGGGCAGCGGCCGCCCACgtttcttcctctgctccatAGGGACCTTTGCGTTTGGGGCAGCGGCAATGGGAAAGCTCTATGTGTCATCCCTGCTCCCCTCTGCCTGATCTCAAGGTGAGGAGGAACACGGTGCCAGTGCTGCAATCCTGTGGGGTGGGAGCCCTCCCCGGCCCCGCGGGCAGACAGCTCACTGTGAATCACAGCCCTCATTACCCCGTGCCGGGCCGATGTCACAACGCAGCCCGTATTTTTACAAGGCATCCAGGGTGTGTGCAAAGAGCTGCCATGTAGGATCGGGTCCCATCACACGGCAGTTCCCAGACACTGCTGTCATCCCTGTGAGCTCCTCATCCCCTGGACCCCCATctcagtgtgtccctatggtgcTCCTTGGGCTCACTCATTGCCCAgccatggggctgagctcctccagccccatagatccttaTCAGGATGGTTCAAACCATGGGATCACCAACAGCGCATGACAGCATTGGGGTCACAAAACCCAACTCCGGGGTCCCCCTCCCACCACAgatcaccccatagccccttatcccctttccccctcccatCACCCCAACCATTTGACACATTTCCTGTCTCCAATTAAATGCACACCACACCTCTCGGCTTAATTcccatgtatttatttccaaggcAGGAACAATAAATAGTCATTCGTGTTGTGAAATCCACCCCAAGGTGAGAGGAGACAGAGGGCGGCCACGGCCGAGTCGCGGTGGCGGTGTCGGGAGGAGCCCTGGCCTGGCTCCGCTTTCATCACCTTtctttgggttttggggtttttcatccttatttttattctccCCAGAGCACAAAGCACACACCAATGCACGTGTGGAGATGGCACCCATCaggtccccatcccatcccgtccccATCCCAACACCACCCTactccatcctcatcccattccccatccccatcccattccccatcccaatccccaACCCATCCACATCCCACCCCcttcccaaccccatcccattccccatcccaatccccaACCCATCCACATCCCAACCCCATTCCATTCCGCATCCCACCCCTATCCCATTCCCCATCCTACCCTCAACCCATCCACATCCCAACCCCaattccatccccatcccactcccatcccacccccatctcacccccatcccattccccatCCTACCCTCAACCCATCCACATCCCAACCCCAATTCCATCCCCATCTCACCCCCATTCCATCCCCCTCCCATTCCCCATCCTACcctcaacccatccccatcccaatccccaACCTATCCCCCTCCCATCCCTATCCATGTCCCcctccagcacacagagctcagagggaagcacagccccatcccagaTGGCATTTCACACATAAATCCCACCTCCCATCACTGACCCCACACCTCCCCAACCCCAGAACTATCAGggctcccccagcccagcaTATGAGCACCATAGAGCCACACATCCACAGCTcgggtgctgctgtgcccatgCGGTCCCCATTGTGTGAACCACCGCAGCATCCCATGCACGTTCACCCCATGCAGCCTTGTGCACACCAGCAGCATTGCATGCACACGGGCACCCCTTGCATTGCACACCCTCATGCTCTGCAGTGGGAtgctcagcccagcagctcagccccatcccctccctctccctatGACAGAACAAGGCCGTCCCATtgcagctgttgttttgttccattttttttcctttattaatttATACAAAAACAGTTGCACGTGCCGCAAGCAGCTGACATCCCTCCACCGGCCCACCCCGAGCGCAGCCATCAGAGGGGGCACGGAGACCCCAAAAAACCCGTGCAGGGACCGTGGCCACCaagatggaggggggggggaggcagaaAACACCCCCCAAACCACCGACGGTGCCATCAGAGCTGATCCAGAGCCCCACATCTGAAGGGTTTGGGGGTAAGGAGCAAAGTCCCTCTcgctgcagcactgtggggcCGAGCAGCTCCTTGCGGCGCGGGGCCGAAGCGGCGCCTTCCCACCCCCCCGGCCCTACTTCCTCCGACAGCCCTTGGCTGCATCCCCCATCATGTCCCAATATTCCCCAAATTCCAGTTTGGCTTCATCAGGGTCTCCCATGCATTCGATCTTCTCATCCAGGGGTCCAACACACTGCGAAGGGGTAGAAAAACCATCAGAGCGATGACAAGAGGTGGGGTCCCCAGTctccccccccatccatccccaagCTGTGCCCCCACCTTCCCCAAGTGGGGCAGCTTCTGCACCACCAGCTCCCGCATCTCGTTGGGGGTCAGGTATTCCTTCTGGCCTTTAACAGCGTAGCAGTGGAACTGGTTGATGACGGTCTCAATGGCGCGCTCCACGTCGGTCAGCTCCTGGCTGTCctgtggggtgatgggggggagaaggggggtgTGAGGGAAGTGAAGGGACCCCAGGAGGGAGAGGAGACCCCAGGAGGGAGGGGAGACCCCAGCAGGGATGTGGCTGATGTGTTAATGCTCTGTGCCACCTCCCTACACCGATACAATGGGCGTCCCCTATGGATACAACAGCCCTCAGCACAGATGTGAGCCCCCATACAGATGTGAGCCCCCCCGTACAGATGTGAGCCCCCCCATACAGATGTGGGTTCCCTCCACACAGATGTGGGCCCCCACGTTCCAGTGCTGACCTCCCTATAGAGACCTGAGACCCTCATATAGGTGTGACGCCCTCCCACACCAATGCAGGACCCCCTGTACAGAtgcaggacccccccccatcccactgcgTGACCCCTCCATCCAGATGTGGGACCCCCCTACAGACATGGGATCCCCCATATAGACCCAGATCCCCCTCCACCAGGCTCTGCATGACCCAATACCCACACACTGCTCCCCATATCCCTCCACCTGCTCCCA
This DNA window, taken from Coturnix japonica isolate 7356 chromosome 25, Coturnix japonica 2.1, whole genome shotgun sequence, encodes the following:
- the S100A16 gene encoding protein S100-A16 — encoded protein: MAEGTELEWAVQVLVNNFDKYSSRCCCKKPRRISKKDFRKMLSRELNHMLTDTGNRRAADKLICDLDENKDGRISFEEYWTLIGGIASPIAHIIRQQEQSIKHTK
- the LOC107324459 gene encoding protein S100-A14-like, which produces MGQCNCRKKRKDSQELTDVERAIETVINQFHCYAVKGQKEYLTPNEMRELVVQKLPHLGKCVGPLDEKIECMGDPDEAKLEFGEYWDMMGDAAKGCRRK